The sequence TATTTAAGAAATACGATTTTGGATCAGAAAAAAATGGATTATGTACGAACAGCAACATGTAAGGGTCTATCAGAGCGAACGATTTTGTATAGACATGTACTGCGAAATGCATTCATTCCAGTATTAACCATTATTGGATTAATAACCGCCGATACGCTTGGCGGCAGTATTATCATTGAGAATGTTTTTGCACTTCCTGGATTAGGAAATTTACTTGTTCAATCCATTACTTCGAGAGATTTTCCGCTTGTTCAATCCATGGTGCTATATATTGCCGTCATCGTTTTAGTAATCAATTTTATAATTGATTTATTATATAAGCTCATTGATCCAAGAATTAGCAAAAGGAGTGAACAGCTATAATGAACAAGGCAAATCGACTCCCTTTCTATTTAGGATTGAGCTTAGTTATTGTTTTATTGTTCATGATGTTTATTAGTTTATTTTATACACCGTATGAGCCTAATGCGATTGATCCGTCTAATCGACTTGCGGCTCCATCATTAGCCCACCCATTTGGTACAGATAACTTCGGAAGAGATATTCTAAGCAGGGTGATGGAAGGAGCTCAGACTGCTTTTTTAATTGGAACAACTACGGTTATGATAGGGTTGAGCATTGGTTTTTTTTTAGGTGCTTGTGCAGGGTATTTTGGCGGTTGGCTCGATGAATTACTGATGCGATTTATTGATGCGATGCTAGCTTTTCCAGGTATATTATTAGCTATTATGCTGATAGCTGTTTTTGAAGCGGGAATGAAAAATACAATAATCGCACTAGGAATTATGAGTATTCCAGCATTTACTCGAGTTATTCGGAGCAGCTTCATTCAATATAAATCATATGATTTTGTTAAAGCAAGTATCGCCAAGGGTGCAGGATCGTTTCATATTATTCTGAACCATATCTTGCCTAATGCTATTTCCCCTATACTAGTTGTGTCCAGTTTAAGTTTCTCT is a genomic window of Virgibacillus proomii containing:
- a CDS encoding ABC transporter permease, with product MNKANRLPFYLGLSLVIVLLFMMFISLFYTPYEPNAIDPSNRLAAPSLAHPFGTDNFGRDILSRVMEGAQTAFLIGTTTVMIGLSIGFFLGACAGYFGGWLDELLMRFIDAMLAFPGILLAIMLIAVFEAGMKNTIIALGIMSIPAFTRVIRSSFIQYKSYDFVKASIAKGAGSFHIILNHILPNAISPILVVSSLSFSGSILAESGLSYLGLGVQPPDPSWGRMLKEAQPYIESAPWYVIIVGSIITMMVLGFNLLSDGLRDIQDRKA